The proteins below come from a single Rhizobium sp. BT04 genomic window:
- a CDS encoding GNAT family N-acetyltransferase, producing the protein MTSGNTAKPAGRVVLLPPDQENLSGFEAALAAGWSLDPRRAGDAAYNRGELQRLRQDRSRFLDDLIADGRRRTGSGPPPLTTRLFWISDGEFCGSISLRFQAGTEALPPNVSGHVGYSVVPWKQRNGHATTALALLLAVAAKEGLNRLTILCNEDNDASRRVIERNGGELFMRGPHSSDRPDQIKLYFWLKPGTAG; encoded by the coding sequence ATGACATCTGGAAATACAGCAAAGCCCGCCGGCCGCGTCGTCCTGCTGCCGCCAGATCAGGAAAACCTGTCGGGCTTCGAAGCGGCGCTCGCCGCCGGCTGGTCTCTCGATCCGCGCCGCGCCGGCGACGCGGCCTATAACCGCGGCGAGCTTCAACGGCTGCGCCAGGACAGATCGAGGTTTCTCGACGATCTCATTGCGGATGGCAGGCGGCGCACCGGATCGGGACCGCCGCCGCTGACCACCCGTCTGTTCTGGATCTCAGACGGCGAATTCTGCGGCAGCATCAGCCTGCGTTTTCAAGCAGGCACCGAGGCGCTGCCGCCCAACGTGTCAGGCCATGTGGGTTATTCCGTCGTGCCGTGGAAACAGCGCAATGGCCACGCGACGACGGCCCTCGCTCTTCTGCTGGCCGTGGCGGCAAAGGAAGGCCTCAACCGTCTCACCATCCTCTGCAACGAGGACAACGACGCCTCGCGGCGCGTGATCGAGCGCAATGGCGGTGAATTGTTCATGCGCGGCCCGCATTCCTCCGACAGGCCCGATCAGATCAAACTGTATTTCTGGCTGAAGCCCGGAACCGCCGGCTGA